The Onychomys torridus chromosome 4, mOncTor1.1, whole genome shotgun sequence DNA window GGTGTCTTCTGGTGAAAGCTAGTCATCAGATAGGacgcattcaggtcagttccaactCAGGGGCCTCTGGATCTGAGTCCATGTTGCCTTCAGCAACAGGAACTTACCTTCCACCACTAGGGGGCAACAAAAGGCAATAGGAATATGCTACGTGTTTTGGGATTCTGTGGACATCTCTGATCAACAGCTTTAGCAGGCTATTCAAGCCTGCTATTGGGTTTTTGTTACTGGTatttggctcttgggggaatacCATCAGTCCAGATGAggaattttcatttatatatatatctatatatatctatatctatatatctatatctatatctatatctatctatctatctatatatatatatatatacatttgtgcATAGTATAGCTTTTAAGACAAATAGTCGTATGATTCCCTATGAATTTTTATTAAGACAGCTTTACTGTTATTTCACCATGTCTCTCATTCCTCTGCAGttatctctttcttccctttataATTAGaaccctctctccttttccaatTTCCCTATCAGATCACGAGTACTGTTCTATTCTTATCTTTAGTCTCTGCCTACCCTAACACTGAAATGGTCCCTTTTTAGTTTCAGGTGAGGGACTTTGTATCACATCTGAATACTTGGAGCTAGtaaccacagatgagagagaacatgcaacatttttgtctttctgggtctaagtTACTTCACTAGGTATGGTCTTGTCTTGTTTGgcttgatcatttctgttttctatccatttacctgtgatgttcatgatttcattttcctttgcacttgaataatattccatagaATATTTGTACCACATCTTTATTGTCTATTCATCAGTTGAAaaacatttgggttgtttccatttcctagcttttgtgaatagagcagcatgAACCTGGCTAAGCAAATATCTATGGAGTAGGCTGTTGAATCCTTTGTGCATATGTCAAAGAGTGACATAACTGGGATATATAGCTTTATGTTACCTTCCACAAGTATAGTAATTAAAAGACATAGTACTgccataaaaacagatatgtaaGTATTGGATGAAAATTGAAGGACCAAGCCTGAGTACAAGTAACTTCAGCCATTTCATCTTTGACAAAGATGACAATGATAATGAACACTggagaaaaaaagcatcttcaacataaCAGTGCTGGGGGACATGGATATCCACATGcgaaagaatgaaattatactAATATCTATCTCCTTCCACAAACACTAActgcaaatggatcaaagacctgatTGTGAAACCCCAGTCACTTAAACTTttagaggaaacacaggaagtgCCATAGGGTATATAGGAAAGGACTTCCTGAATGGGATTTCATTGGaaatcatgaaactaaaaagcttctgtagtGTCACAGGTGAAGAGGAAGCCCATAGAATAAGCAAACATCTTTATTAGCTCTATACATCGTACAGGAGGTTAATACCCATATCATAGGAAGATGTAAAACAAGCAAACTAAGAgtcaaaaattcaaatatttcattCAAAAATGTGCCTGGGGTCTCAACAAAGAgtactaaaaagaagaaaaagatgactgaaaaatattttttgaaggtGTTCATCATCCCTACCAATTGGAGAAATGTAGATCAAAACAGCTTTGAGATGAACAGATCAAACAATGACAGATGTTGGAAAACATGTTGGGAAAAGGGAATTCTCCTTCACTCTTGGTACAATTTCTAATTCTTCTAACCACTCTGTAAATCAGTGTGAAGAGTcgtaaaaaagccaaaaataatttGCATATTGTAGATATGTAGATTTTTGACAAAATCAAATGCTACACTGACTGAGCCATTGTAAACATGCTGCTGTATTAAAGATTAATAACTTGCTAAGGCAGGCAGTAAAAGTGAAAGCACTGACAAGAGAACATGAGGACCTTAGTTTTCCTGTGTGGAATGTAGATATTTGAGAACAGTCAGGTGTCTGCATTCCCTGTCCTACTAATAAGAGGaattataaataacattatagACAACTATTAAAGTTAAAAGAGGAGAAATGTGAAAAATACAGTTAGATAGACACAAGGacattgattattttattagaataatttaaaaaatacaggatCACGTCCTCACATGTCACACAGTATCTTCATTTTTGGTCAAATGCACCCCCACCAAACtatttgcacacacaaaaatattgcATCAGTAATTGTATTTATAATTCATCTCTTTCTTAAGGAAGTATTTTGCTCTTCTGTTCCTGATTATAATAATTTGATTGTGACAATACATGGCAAGGAAACTCTAAACATGTGTAGAGGCCTCTTGGGCTTGCTCCTCTTTATAAGTCTCATAAATGAAAGTGTGACATCCATATGATGACTTGATAGAATCACATTGCTCTTTAACTTTAATAAAAAGTATTGGGCaatttttccatgtcctttgtGAGGAATAGTTTATATCTTAGTTTCTCACAGAATAGATCAAGGCATTCAACATGGGAATGCCAGGGTATAAAACAAAGAAGTTACTTTGTCATTGCATAGGAACAATGAGACTGCGGCTGCAGACACATAAATACCAAACATTCATAGGAGACATCCAGGACTGTGAAGAGGGACCAACTTGTGGAGAGTTTTTTAGATTCCACATATAAAAAGTCAGAGATTATTCTTtgtctcattctttttcttttcttaagtctCAAGGATAGAATAATTATCCTCGCTCCTCTTGTCTTTCATCATCTAAGATTTCTAGCAGAACATTATATGATCTAATGTGATTTTGTATATAGACATGCTTTATATTTTACAACATTAGTAATTAGAGCACTGGATATGAAATGCACATGAAGGGATCATATTTTTAGGTTAAATGAGTTTATTGGAGGGGACCAAGAAGCAGGATGTATGGCATGATTTGTGGAAATGAAATCCAAGCAAAACTTTACATTATAAAACCTACAAATATATAAGTCATACAAAAGTGATCAATATGAATTAATCAATAGTTAGTTTTTCTGTATATCTATACTTATCACATAGAATCTTGGCCATTTGAAAAGACAGTATTACCAAGCTAAAGGGATATTAGGTATGCTACATATAAACtaccatgtattttctttttactatatCCTATCCTTTTACAATTTAAGTAGAATATTCAcacacattttacattttctatgaATGGCCTGCTTCACTTCTTTGTTCCTCAAACTGTAGATCATGGGATTCAGCATGGGTATAACCAGTGTATAGAACACAGAGGCCATTTGTCCAGTTTCAAATGAGTGATTAGACTTTGGCTGTGCATACATAAAAAATAGAGTCCCATAGAATATAACTATCACTGTCAGATGGGAGCCACAGGTAGAAAAGGCCTTGTGCCTGCCCTCTGAAGAGTTCATCCTGAGAATTGCTACAAGGATCAGGATGTAGGATATGGAGATCACCAGAAGAGAAGAAACCAAATTAAAAGTTGCAAAGATTAAAATTATCAGCTTAATGTCATGTGTGTCTGAACACAGCAATGATATCAGAGGCAGACTGTCACAGTAAAAATGTCTGATGATATTATGGCCACAAAATGTTGAAATGAAAATCTTGATAATTGtcaataaagatataaaaatactATAGAGGTAAGGTATTGCGACCAGCACATGGCACAATCTTTGTGACATGATAATTGTGTATAGTAGTGGATGGCAGATGGCTACATAGCGGTCATAAGCCATGGCTGACAGAACAAAAACTTCAGTAGTGATAAATACACTGAAGAAGGTCAGTTGGATTGAGCACCAATTATAGGAAATTGTAGGTTGATCAACAACCAAGTTTATTAACATTTTGGGCCCCACAGCAGTTGAATATCCAAGGTCAGTGAAAGACAGCTgtctgaggaagaagtacataggTGTCTGAAGCTTGGAGTCTATTTTGGTGAGGATGATCAAGCCCAAATTACTCACCACAGAGATCATGTATACAATGAGGAAGAGTCCAAATAAGGGTGCCTCCAACTCAGGGAGACCTGTGATTCCAGTTAGAATGAAGTACTTGAGCACTGTAAGATTGTATGTATCCATCTAGACTACTCAGGAAACCTGTGCTGGTAAGAAATACAAAGATAATAATTAGATTATATATTAGATTCCAACAGTAACcttaatattttgtgtttatattcaATATATGTTATACTATATAGCATGTatacacattttatattatttttatatataatacatatacataagatTACAAAATAAAGTATGAGTTAACTGTTACTATCTGAAATATTGTTAGTGAAGCATTGGATCTTAAATATAATTAGGATTTTAATTGTTATTTCCAGTATGGTTGACATAAATGAAAGAGAAGCATGAGCAATGCCACCTAATTAAATTCTACTAAGCATCTAACGAACAAAATGCTCTTACTCATGATGTTCCTAAATGAATAAAAACCATCAAACACCCTTGTTATTCATGTAGCCTGAATTACCTTGTTATCAAACTTCCATAGTTTAATACACTATAAGATGAGAAAACTAAATGCATCCCTTATGGATATGAGTAAAATTTATGAGTAAATTATAAAACCTAGAAGTAACTATGAAAGattaaactttaaaagaaaatgagcaggttatatttaggaatatttgtgtatatacatacatgcattcatcATCAATTGAAAGAAATGGAGGCCATgactttaaaagaaagcaaagaaggtCATAAGGGAAGGTTTGGAAATGGGAGCAGGGGGAGATTGCACAATAATTTAAAACAGTTACCAGATGGGAGCTGGATGCtggtctcaggaagtggctggggtctcggttaaatgggtgtgggggcagggtatggagactgaaGGGTCTTCCTACAGTCTcgggaaaggggagccttcccacagggcccaccaaatggcctgaaactggggccaaattgggcaggtcttcctgggatggctggtgcccagtggtgggacccaggagcaggcctctctgactataaccccaggcactgaCCTCTGGTCCAGCTCATTATAAGATAAACTATTGGAAAATTATAAGTTAGGAAAAAAGGCATAAAATAGCTGTATTCACAGATAACATGATTTTTGTAGTTGTCCTTTAGAAAATTTTAAGCAAATCCATATTagtcatttttcttgtttctgtgttcAAAGATTTGACAAGAAACTTAATGTTGGCATGATTTACTATCACTAACCAATTGGTTGAGGAGATACAGTGTACCTTATTGCGGTAGGGATGTTAGCCAGACTGAATTGTGGCAAGAGTAACTGGAGTCTTCTTGCTCATATGACAGTCAATAAGGTAACAGTGCACACCCTCCAGAGGCATATCTGGATTGTAACCCTGAACTTACATCACTGAATGTGTCTGCCAGCTATGGACACATTCTTAAGCTTTTACAGTCTGGCAAAACAGTGCCTTTACCTGGTGACAAAATGTCCAAACATATGCCTCTGTGGGGAGCATCTTATACTTAAGCATTAACAGAAcctaataaaatgctgaaaaaaaaacctaaataaaccaGTTAATCAAATTTTCAGGGCACTAAATCATTGTTTGGATATCAATTGCATATATATAATGAACATATATGTACCTATCTAATACTAATTCAAAGAAGGgtaattcaaagaagaaaaataggaaagaataaaaattaaattaaaatatgaatctaaagaataaagtaataaatataactaagaaaataaaagatttctattctgagaaacagaaaacattgatgaaataaagaaaactattaaATGAGTAACagtgttgtttatttattggaaAACAGTTTTACTGCTGTTAACTTGAAATTTGTCTAGAATTCTAACCAGCTTTTCAATTCTCTATGCCAGTTATAAAAGGGAGCAAGAGTCAATAATACAATTTACATAGAATACAAGGAGTCTCCAAGGTAGTCAAAATaagcaaacaggaaaaataaagaagtttGAAGACTCACATATTATGAATTcaacaattaatttaaaacacattaataaaaCAAGCATAATGTTTCCCAAAGAATAG harbors:
- the LOC118582717 gene encoding olfactory receptor 8K3-like, which codes for MDTYNLTVLKYFILTGITGLPELEAPLFGLFLIVYMISVVSNLGLIILTKIDSKLQTPMYFFLRQLSFTDLGYSTAVGPKMLINLVVDQPTISYNWCSIQLTFFSVFITTEVFVLSAMAYDRYVAICHPLLYTIIMSQRLCHVLVAIPYLYSIFISLLTIIKIFISTFCGHNIIRHFYCDSLPLISLLCSDTHDIKLIILIFATFNLVSSLLVISISYILILVAILRMNSSEGRHKAFSTCGSHLTVIVIFYGTLFFMYAQPKSNHSFETGQMASVFYTLVIPMLNPMIYSLRNKEVKQAIHRKCKMCVNILLKL